The Cucumis melo cultivar AY chromosome 6, USDA_Cmelo_AY_1.0, whole genome shotgun sequence genome includes a region encoding these proteins:
- the LOC103483770 gene encoding pyruvate, phosphate dikinase, chloroplastic isoform X2: protein MSSLMHGSLLQTIADCDQGLLRRGKYHLGHTNLLKEKHSSLRANRGGRSKGICCQDLHISSPKPERHEPSNRHGSRADAVLSPVIPTTKKRVFTFGKGRSEGNKSMKSLLGGKGANLAEMASIGLSVPPGLTISTEACQEYQENGNRLPDGLWEEILEGLESIEKDMGAVLGDPSKPLLLSVRSGAAISMPGMMDTVLNLGLNDEVVAGLAAKSGERFAYDSYRRFLDMFGNVVMGISHSLFEEKLENLKIAKGIELDTDLTASDLKELVEQYKEVYIEATGKTFPSDPKQQLQLAVKAVFNSWDSPRANKYRSINQITGLKGTAVNIQSMVFGNMGYTSGTGVLFTRNPSTGEKKLYGEFLINAQGEDVVAGIRTPEDLDTMKDHMPEAYKELVENCEILERHYKDMMDIEFTVQENRLWMLQCRSGKRTGKGAVKIAVDLVNEGLVDTRTAIKMVEPQHLDQLLHPQFEDPSAYKDQVVATGLPASPGAAVGQIVFSADDAEAWHAQGKSAILVRAETSPEDVGGMHAATGILTARGGMTSHAAVVARGWGKCCVSGCSDIRVNDSEKVLVIGDLVINEGDWISLNGSTGEVILGKQPLSPPALSGDLETFMSWADQIRRLKVMANADTPEDALTARNNGAQGIGLCRTEHMFFASDERIRAVRKMIMAVTVEQRKSALDLLLPYQRSDFEGIFRAMDGLPVTIRLLDPPLHEFLPEGDLEEIVKGLTAETGMSEDEVFSRIEKLSEVNPMLGFRGCRLGISYPELTEMQARAIFQAAISMSNQGIKVLPEIMVPLVGTPQELKHQVSSIRGVAEKVFSEMGSSISYKVGTMIEIPRAALVADEIAKEAEFFSFGTNDLTQMTFGYSRDDVGKFLPIYISKGILQNDPFEVLDQKGVGQLIKLATEKGRAARPSLKVGICGEHGGEPSSVAFFAEAGLDYVSCSPFRFAISFYAFKSFMELNLSKRVRDIFKIKLETNLGSL from the exons ATGTCTTCCTTAATGCATGGATCACTGCTGCAAACTATAGCAGATTGTGATCAAGGATTGTTGAGGAGGGGAAAGTACCATTTGGGTCATACCAATCTTCTCAAAGAAAAACATTCATCTTTGAGGGCAAACAGAGGTGGTAGGAGTAAAGGTATTTGCTGCCAAGATTTGCATATCAGTAGTCCAAAGCCAGAGAGACATGAGCCTTCCAACCGTCACGGTTCAAGAGCTGATGCAGTCCTCAGTCCTGTTATACCTACTACCAAAAAG AGAGTATTCACTTTTGGAAAAGGAAGGAGTGAGGGTAACAAGAGCATGAAGTCCTTG TTGGGAGGGAAGGGAGCAAACCTTGCTGAGATGGCAAGCATCGGGTTGTCCGTTCCGCCTGGACTCACCATCTCAACTGAAGCATGCCAAGAGTACCAGGAAAATGGAAATAGATTACCAGATGGCTTGTGGGAAGAGATACTGGAAGGATTGGAAAGTATTGAAAAGGACATGGGAGCTGTTCTTGGAGATCCTTCAAAGCCTCTCCTTCTCTCGGTTCGGTCTGGTGCTGCT ATCTCAATGCCTGGAATGATGGATACTGTCCTTAACCTTGGATTAAATGACGAAGTGGTTGCTGGATTAGCTGCCAAAAGTGGAGAGCGCTTTGCTTACGACTCTTATCGGCGCTTTCTAGACATGTTTGGAAACGTT GTGATGGGCATTTCACATTCTTTGTTTGAGGAAAAGCTGGAAAACTTGAAAATTGCAAAAGGAATTGAACTTGATACCGATCTAACCGCCTCTGATCTTAAGGAGCTTGTGGAACAGTACAAGGAGGTTTACATCGAAGCTACGGGCAAAACGTTTCCTTCAG ACCCAAAACAGCAGTTGCAGTTAGCTGTCAAAGCAGTTTTCAACTCTTGGGATAGCCCAAGGGCCAACAAATATCGAAGCATCAATCAAATTACTGGGTTGAAGGGAACTGCCGTGAACATTCAATCCATGGTGTTTGGAAACATGGGATATACTTCTGGAACTGGAGTATTGTTCACTAGAAATCCAAGTACTGGTGAAAAGAAGTTGTATGGAGAGTTCCTCATCAATGCTCAG GGTGAGGACGTAGTTGCTGGGATAAGGACACCTGAGGACTTGGACACCATGAAAGATCATATGCCTGAAGCTTACAAAGAGCTGGTTGAGAATTGTGAAATTTTAGAGAGACATTACAAAGACATGATG GATATTGAGTTCACAGTCCAAGAAAATAGGCTATGGATGTTGCAATGTCGTTCTGGAAAACGCACGGGTAAAGGTGCTGTGAAGATAGCTGTTGATTTGGTGAATGAAGGACTTGTTGACACTCGTACTGCCATTAAGATGGTTGAGCCACAACATCTCGACCAACTTCTTCATCCTCAG TTTGAAGATCCATCTGCTTATAAGGACCAAGTAGTTGCGACAGGCTTGCCTGCATCTCCCGGTGCAGCAGTGGGGCAGATAGTATTCAGTGCCGACGACGCTGAAGCCTGGCATGCTCAGGGAAAGAGTGCCATCTTG GTAAGGGCAGAGACCAGCCCAGAGGATGTTGGTGGTATGCATGCTGCTACTGGAATTTTGACAGCTAGAGGTGGAATGACTTCTCATGCTGCCGTGGTCGCTCGTGGATGGGGGAAATGCTGCGTTTCTGGTTGTTCAGATATCAGAGTAAACGACTCTGAGAAG GTTCTTGTCATTGGAGATTTGGTAATCAATGAAGGTGACTGGATATCCCTCAATGGCTCTACAGGTGAAGTGATATTGGGAAAGCAGCCACTCTCTCCTCCAGCTTTAAGTGGGGATTTGGAGACCTTTATGTCTTGGGCTGATCAAATAAGACGTCTTAAG GTTATGGCCAACGCTGACACTCCTGAAGATGCTCTTACAGCTCGTAACAATGGAGCCCAAGGAATCGGCTTATGCAGGACAGAGCATATG TTCTTTGCATCTGATGAGAGGATCAGAGCTGTAAGGAAGATGATAATGGCAGTTACGGTCGAACAAAGGAAGTCGGCTTTGGACTTGCTATTACCTTATCAAAGATCCGATTTTGAGGGAATTTTCCGAGCAATGGATG GTCTTCCAGTGACTATTAGACTGTTGGACCCTCCACTCCATGAATTCCTTCCAGAAGGGGACCTGGAAGAAATTGTCAAAGGACTAACTGCAGAGACTGGAATGAGTGAAGATGAAGTGTTTTCTAGAATCGAGAAGCTCTCGGAAGTTAACCCAATGCTCGGTTTTCGCGGTTGCAG GCTTGGGATTTCATACCCGGAGCTGACGGAAATGCAAGCTCGTGCTATCTTCCAGGCTGCTATCTCAATGAGCAATCAAGGAATTAAAGTTTTGCCTGAGATAATGGTTCCATTGGTTGGAACGCCACAA GAACTTAAACATCAAGTCAGCTCAATTCGCGGTGTTGCTGAGAAGGTGTTCTCAGAGATGGGTTCCTCCATAAGTTACAAAGTGGGAACCATGATTGAAATTCCTAGAGCTGCTTTGGTTGCAGATGAG ATTGCAAAGGAAGCAGAGTTCTTCTCATTCGGGACCAATGATCTTACACAAATGACTTTTGGATACAGTAGAGATGATGTTGGCAAGTTTCTTCCTATTTATATATCCAAAGGAATTCTGCAAAATGACCCTTTTGAG GTGCTTGACCAAAAAGGAGTTGGGCAACTGATCAAGCTAGCTACAGAAAAAGGGAGGGCAGCTAGGCCAAGTTTGAAG GTTGGCATTTGTGGAGAACATGGAGGAGAGCCTTCATCTGTTGCATTCTTTGCTGAGGCTGGACTTGACTATGTTTCTTGTTCTCCTTTCAGGTTTGCTATTTCTTTTTACGCCTTTAAAAGTttcatggagttgaacttgAGTAAGCGAGTTCGTGatattttcaaaatcaagctAGAAACTAACTTGGGTTCCCTTTAG